AAGGTGATTTTCGTAATTTCCGTATCAATTATTTTCATTTTATCTTCTTCAATCCCCAAGCGGTCATATTGCTTTTTAGGATCCCATATTTCTAAATGAATGTTCAATGTGATCCGTTTATGCCCTCTGATCGCTCCGGTTCCAAACAAGGTCATCACGTTAATGATGCCAAGCCCGCGAATTTCCAGCAAGTGCTCGATTAATTCAGGTGAACTGCCAATAAGGGTGTCGTGATCCTCCTGCCGAATTTCCACGCAATCATCAGCTACGAGGCGATGGCCGCGCTTCACTAGCTCCAGAGCGGTTTCACTTTTTCCAACGCCGCTTTGGCCTGTTATTAACACACCAACCCCGTAGATATCCACGAGCACGCCGTGCACAGCCGTAGTGGGAGCCAGCATACTTTCTAAATAATTGGTCAGACGGCTGGAAAGGCGCGTCGTTGTCATTTTCGATCGCATTAATGGCACGGTATAGCGCTCCGCCGACACGATCAGCTCTTTCGGCACGTCCAAACCGCGGGCGATAATGATAGCCGGCGTCTTTACATCACACAGTCGCTCTACGCGCTCTTGCTTCTCTTGCGGACTCAGCTTTTCAAAAAAAGTAAGCTCAGTCATGCCCAGAAGCTGCACGCGCTCCGCCGGATAATAATCGAAAAATCCGGCAAGCTCCAGCCCGGGCCGCGAAAGATCGCTCGTTGTAATCGGACGGTGAATGCCTTCTTCTCCGCTTATCAGTTCTAAATTAAATTTCTCTAGCAAATCCTTTGTGCGAACTTTAGCCAAAATGTCTT
The Bacillus xiapuensis DNA segment above includes these coding regions:
- the hprK gene encoding HPr(Ser) kinase/phosphatase: MAKVRTKDLLEKFNLELISGEEGIHRPITTSDLSRPGLELAGFFDYYPAERVQLLGMTELTFFEKLSPQEKQERVERLCDVKTPAIIIARGLDVPKELIVSAERYTVPLMRSKMTTTRLSSRLTNYLESMLAPTTAVHGVLVDIYGVGVLITGQSGVGKSETALELVKRGHRLVADDCVEIRQEDHDTLIGSSPELIEHLLEIRGLGIINVMTLFGTGAIRGHKRITLNIHLEIWDPKKQYDRLGIEEDKMKIIDTEITKITLPVRPGRNLAVIVEVAAMNFRLKGLGINTAKEFTDKLASVISEKDYDQL